The sequence GAACAATCCCGACGGAATGCGTCTCAAGTTTTCCTATGACGAGGCAGGGAAGCGCTTTCTTTGCCGCTTTCGCCTGAGCAAACGCTTCACCGGCCCGCCCGGACACGCCCACGGCGGCATCATCGCCACCATCCTCGACGAGGCCATGGGCAAGGTGAACAAAATCCACAACGTGATCGCATTGACCTCAGAAATTTCGGTGCAGTACCTGAAGCCCGTGCCGCTAGGCAAGCCGCTGCGGGTTGAGTCGCACGAAGTAAGCGTGCGCGGTCGGCGTCACATCAATGCCGCTGCCATCCTGAACCAGCGCAGCGAAATACTGGCCCGCAGCCGCGGGACTTTTATCGCGGTTGATGCCGAGAAGATGTTCAAAAAGCATCTCTAAACCGGCATTTGTGATGATTGAATCACCCGGTCACTCAAGCTTCAGCCCTGTGATCCCCCTGTATCTCAATCGTCGCACGGCATCTGTCCCTACTCTAAGGGGGTTCTAATCTGCTATTTTCGCCTGTAAAATGAAGGTTGGGATGGAAGGGGCAAG comes from Terriglobales bacterium and encodes:
- a CDS encoding PaaI family thioesterase — its product is MARRGSGHGTAYVRMQKNYCFGCGKNNPDGMRLKFSYDEAGKRFLCRFRLSKRFTGPPGHAHGGIIATILDEAMGKVNKIHNVIALTSEISVQYLKPVPLGKPLRVESHEVSVRGRRHINAAAILNQRSEILARSRGTFIAVDAEKMFKKHL